In one Rutidosis leptorrhynchoides isolate AG116_Rl617_1_P2 chromosome 8, CSIRO_AGI_Rlap_v1, whole genome shotgun sequence genomic region, the following are encoded:
- the LOC139861405 gene encoding uncharacterized protein isoform X1: MDDKRRSPRVKNDEKYNPKKKTVNVDSSLSSSSRRSSRETPSKKQAKESPAIENVSSVRKSVRLEKTKSPGTTPASSDLKSNKGKVVKSLEKSLTKDKGHEKQGLNFGGKKRKRVADCKQGDVDDDDGDDESQEMSSQVNSSSSIDVDTELGKTDKDDSGDDVKESLDDMSNTDLCENSDFKDRTASKVENNNDMKNKESSEECNNVPCKLLKKRSVLFSKPSKNNTGNVLDCHLEWLVQWSGLNDDQATWVSENSSVLNSAESQNLIQEYEKHHALSDDKIEDVRVKLPTVPAGYPPGMDDIHLSYVMNLHDAWKNGPSSIIFDDQDRIIRIVLFIFSLKDVNHPFLLITTSDSVSQWEDMFIKIASCNAFKVSLEDTDMNKSFRLLQVQNEDGQLIFQLLLYNVNLFAKDINVLKSIKFEAVIIDECQSSDISSRFSYIKNLSTYKRLFVFCSSLGVSMTSYHDVLLLLDCDVIPKTDLDDVSKLKEALSNVIAYECKRSSSRFVEYWVPVQISNVQLEQYCCTLLSNAMALSSCSKSDSVGVLHDILVTNRKCCDHPYIVDPSLQESLTKDLGLSEITDVVVKGKKILDVGIKASGKLQFLDAILPVFRKRKRRVLILFQPISGSGKESVSIGDILDDFIRQRFGQDSYERVDGVGIVPSKKQAALNNFNNKEMGRFIFLLEYRACLPSIKLSSIDAVIVFDSEWNPANDIRALQKIAIDSRLEQIMIFRLYTPSTLEEKILKLAEDNNVTIDSKTNISKSISESLLMWDAKYLFNKLDEFHSGPGLDTRSKERWLNELMEDFVNLISSNSKKKDALKLIVAKVQPVCGVYGKNVPVKSQSQPDEELPHAFWKRLLTGRDQCWRYLSRSTSRQRKRTQQYESPKKTYIVNDDVGRKRKKTATNVVESVSPKPVIEEGEIVCTYVVNDDVGRKRKKTATNVVESVSPKPVIEEGNSGVVPQKGSKSGDEICNEMSFGDQLKEKISKLCEVLGMSKDVKILVEKFLKYVIDNYHVNKEPTSTVEAFLISLSWIGSEILKQKLDRSQSVALAKQHLNYSCKEEVANSVYLKLEPAKEMFLSQMKTDSSTELENPKSPKSPKCPKSPFNQNDAECGGVIIHTDQDGTHNSNNTDSSCADVLKETVASVQVQPLVSPVSGQQVVSDLEIHNECIQDNAVQTLEEHIHANAEDTQQQTDSNSADKVPEPSQNPNTPFQVLESSAKVPDRANGSKSNVLNGQGSGNHNQQGVTRKSNSNQPLQAEVEKLNELKDAVVKCHETIKEKLQSEYDKELAEVIVQLNKKYEAKIQDADMAFQLKKKEVDICYNRAIINKVLADMYRSKCQDMTPFKPAEIQMIKSGGMRYPSESRMQPSLQRPVGVSGSQPPLQIVHRSSQLFSSPPNRPPYNTTPLTMPTRPPFSVISTSTPTGPLSTTATTSMPSRAPSTAILTCSPSITPPSVAISTSTPSRPPPYTTIPTSSTLSRPPPSTTISASTPSRPPPSTTISTITLSRPPPSTTIPASTPSRPPLSTAIPTSTPSRPPLSTAIPTSTPSRPPSSTAIPTSTPNRPPSSTTIPTSTPNSPPSSTSIPTSTPSIPPSTVIPTSTPIRPPSTVIPTSTPTIPPSTTIPTSTPSRPPSTLNRPPLDINSITTTISNRTPRAPSEIRAPAPHIRPFSSQRMISSTLPMSQSPVQTPLQTPPSLTTNLHDHPNQSSSQPPSSTPVPQPVSLFTTSSAHFHASLPPMPSVTISHTGLYNAHADILNQPALNLLMDMDRQAGLHQSNTFSSLTNFLDPTDSSKEDRGNDFVCLSDDD, encoded by the exons ATGGATGATAAGCGTCGTAGTCCTAGAGTTAAGAATGATGAAAAATACAATCCTAAGAAGAAAACAGTAAACGTAGATTCATCTCTTAGTTCTAGTTCAAGAAGATCATCTAGAGAAACGCCATCAAAGAAACAAGCAAAAGAAAGCCCGGCTATAGAAAATGTGAGTAGTGTTCGTAAGTCTGTAAGACTAGAGAAGACGAAATCACCAGGGACTACTCCTGCTTCGTCAGATTTGAAGTCAAATAAAGGAAAAGTTGTGAAGAGTTTAGAGAAATCTCTAACTAAAGATAAGGGACATGAAAAACAGGGTCTAAATTTTGGTGGTAAAAAAAGGAAGAGAGTTGCTGATTGTAAACAGG GtgatgtagatgatgatgatggtgatgatgaaagTCAAGAAATGTCATCTCAAGTCAATTCTAGTAGCAGCATAG ATGTGGATACAGAGCTGGGAAAAACAGATAAAGATGACAGTGGCGATGATGTTAAAGAGTCATTGGATGACATGTCTAATACAGACTTATGTGAAAACTCTGATTTTAAG GATAGGACAGCATCTAAAGTAGAAAACAATAATGATATGAAGAACAAGGAATCAAGTGAAGAATGTAATAATGTACCATGTAAATTGTTGAAGAAAAGATCAGTATTGTTTTCGAAGCCAAGCAAGAACAATACGGGTAATGTCTTGGATTGCCACCTGGAGTGGCTTGTGCAATGGTCAGGCCTTAATGATGATCAAGCTACATGGGTATCAGAGAATAGTTCGGTCTTAAACTCAGCTGAAAGTCAGAATCTCATACAAGAGTATGAAAAGCATCATGCTTTATCAGATGATAAG ATTGAGGATGTGCGGGTCAAACTTCCGACTGTTCCTGCTGGCTACCCACCTGGAATGGATGATATTCATCTAAGCTATGTTATGAACTTGCACGATGCATGGAAAAACGGTCCAAGCAGCATAATTTTCGATGACCAG GATCGGATAATCAGGATTGTTCTATTCATCTTCTCGTTAAAAGATGTGAATCATCCTTTCTTACTTATCACAACATCTGATTCTGTGTCACAATGGGAAGATATGTTTATAAAGATAGCATCTTGTAACGCCTTTAAAGTTTCCCTTGAGGACACAGATATGAACAAAAGTTTCCGATTGCTTCAAGTTCAAAACGAAGATGGTcaattaatattccaattactcCTTTATAATGTAAATTTGTTTGCTAAG GACATAAATGTGTTGAAATCGATAAAGTTTGAAGCAGTTATAATAGATGAATGCCAAAGTTCAGATATTTCGTCTCGTTTTAGTTACATCAAGAACTTATCAACCTACAAGAGATTATTTGTGTTCTGCAGTTCATTAGGTGTAAGTATGACTAGTTACCATGATGTGCTTTTACTGCTAGATTGTGATGTCATACCCAAAACAGATTTGGATGATGTCAGCAAGCTGAAAGAAGCTTTGTCAAATGTAATTGCTTATGAATGCAAACGTAGTTCGAGTAGGTTTGTTGAATATTGGGTCCCGGTTCAGATATCAAATGTGCAGCTTGAACAGTATTGTTGTACACTACTTTCAAATGCTATGGCTCTTAGTTCATGTTCGAAAAGTGATAGCGTTGGGGTACTACATGATATTCTTGTTACTAACCGCAAG TGTTGTGATCACCCGTACATCGTCGACCCGTCTCTTCAAGAATCTCTCACCAAGGATCTCGGGCTAAGCGAAATTACAGACGTCGTCGTAAAAGGAAAAAAGATTTTAGACGTTGGCATAAAAGCAAGCGGCAAGTTACAATTTCTAGACGCGATACTTCCCGTTTTTAGAAAACGAAAACGTCGAGTACTTATTCTTTTTCAACCTATAAGTGGGTCCGGAAAAGAATCCGTATCAATCGGAGACATATTAGACGATTTCATCCGCCAAAGATTCGGTCAAGATTCTTATGAGCGTGTTGACGGAGTCGGAATCGTCCCGTCGAAAAAGCAAGCCGCTTTGAATAACTTTAACAATAAAGAAATGGGCCGGTTTATCTTTTTACTTGAATATCGCGCGTGTCTTCCAAGCATAAAGTTGTCATCAATAGACGCCGTAATCGTATTCGATAGTGAGTGGAATCCCGCTAATGATATACGCGCGTTACAAAAAATCGCAATCGATTCACGTTTGGAACAAATCATGATTTTCCGATTGTACACGCCGTCGACGCTCGAAGAAAAAATTCTTAAACTTGCGGAAGATAATAATGTAACTATCGATAGCAAAACGAATATAAGTAAAAGCATTAGCGAGTCGTTACTTATGTGGGATGCAAAATACTTGTTTAACAAACTAGACGAGTTTCATAGTGGGCCCGGTTTGGATACTCGTTCTAAAGAACGTTGGTTGAACGAATTAATGGAGGATTTTGTAAATTTGATTTCTTCCAATAGTAAGAAAAAGGATGCGTTGAAGTTGATAGTTGCAAAAGTTCAACCGGTTTGTGGAGTTTATGGTAAAAACGTTCCAgtaaaaagtcaaagtcaaccagatGAAGAATTACCACACGCGTTTTGGAAAAGATTGTTGACGGGGCGAGATCAGTGTTGGAGGTATCTATCTAGGTCAACATCGAGACAAAGGAAAAGAACACAACAGTATGAATCACCTAAAAAAACATATATTGTTAATGATGATGTTGGACGCAAACGTAAGAAGACTGCAACAAACGTCGTTGAATCCGTTTCACCAAAGCCAGTAATTGAAGAAGGTGAAATTGTTTGTACATATGTTGTTAATGATGATGTTGGACGCAAACGTAAGAAGACTGCAACAAACGTCGTTGAATCCGTTTCACCAAAGCCAGTAATTGAAGAAG GGAATTCTGGAGTTGTTCCTCAGAAAGGATCAAAATCTGGTGATGAAATCTGTAATGAAATGAGCTTTGGTGACCAACTGAAGGAAAAGATTTCTAAATTATGTGAAGTCCTAGGGATGTCG AAAGATGTGAAGATACTGGTGGAAAAGTTTCTGAAATACGTGATCGATAATTATCATGTCAACAAAGAACCCACAAGTACAGTAGAGGCCTTTTTAATATCTCTG TCTTGGATTGGTTCAGAAATATTAAAACAAAAACTCGATAGGAGTCAATCTGTTGCTCTCGCAAAACAACATTTGAATTACAGTTGCAAGGAAGAAGTTGCAAATTCCGTATACTTGAAGCTGGAACCCGCAAAGGAAATGTTCTTAAGTCAAATGAAAACAGATTCTTCAACAGAATTAGAGAATCCAAAAAGCCCAAAAAGTCCAAAATGTCCAAAAAGCCCATTTAATCAAAATGATGCTGAATGTGGCGGCGTTATCATTCATACAGACCAGGATGGGACCCACAACTCCAACAATACTGATTCTTCTTGTGCAGATGTTTTAAAGGAGACAGTAGCCTCGGTTCAGGTCCAGCCTTTAGTCTCTCCAGTTTCTGGTCAACAAGTTGTATCAGATCTG GAGATTCACAATGAATGTATACAAGATAATGCAGTTCAAACTCTAGAAGAGCATATTCATGCTAATGCAGAAGATACACAGCAACAGACGGATTCAAATTCAGCTGATAAAGTTCCAGAACCTTCCCAAAATCCCAACACACCGTTTCAGGTGTTAGAATCTAGTGCAAAAGTTCCAGATCGAGCCAATGGGTCAAAGTCAAACGTGTTGAATGGTCAAGGATCTGGTAACCATAACCAGCAGGGGGTAACAAGGAAGTCTAATTCTAATCAACCACTTCAAGCTGAAGTGGAAAAGTTGAACGAATTGAAGGATGCTGTTGTCAAATGTCACGAAACTATT AAGGAAAAGCTACAATCTGAGTATGATAAGGAATTAGCAGAGGTGATTGTTCAGTTGAATAAAAAATACGAAGCTAAAATTCAGGATGCTGACATGGCGTTTCAGTTAAAGAAGAAGGAAGTTGATATTTGTTACAATAGAGCGATTATAAATAAAGTGTTGGCTGATATGTACAGGTCCAAGTGCCAAGATATGACCCCGTTTAAGCCTGCAGAAATTCAAA TGATTAAATCAGGAGGTATGCGTTATCCGTCTGAGTCTCGCATGCAACCTTCTTTACAGCGCCCCGTTGGGGTTTCAGGGTCACAACCGCCTCTTCAAATAGTTCACCGATCATCACAACTTTTTTCATCCCCACCGAATCGACCACCATATAATACTACACCATTAACCATGCCAACCAGACCACCATTTTCCGTCATCTCCACCAGTACACCGACCGGACCACTTTCCACCACCGCCACCACCAGTATGCCTAGCCGAGCACCATCTACCGCCATCCTTACCTGTTCACCAAGCATAACACCACCATCTGTTGCCATCTCCACCAGTACACCAAGCAGACCGCCACCATATACCACCATCCCCACTAGTAGTACACTAAGCAGACCTCCGCCATCTACCACCATCTCCGCCAGTACACCAAGCAGACCGCCACCATCCACCACCATCTCCACTATTACACTAAGCAGACCGCCGCCATCTACCACCATTCCCGCTAGTACACCAAGTAGACCACCATTGTCTACCGCCATCCCCACCAGTACACCAAGTAGACCACCATTATCTACCGCCATCCCCACCAGTACACCAAGCAGACCACCATCATCTACTGCCATCCCCACCAGTACACCAAACAGACCACCATCATCTACCACCATCCCCACCAGTACACCAAACAGTCCACCATCGTCTACCTCCATCCCCACCAGCACACCAAGCATACCACCATCTACTGTCATCCCCACCAGTACACCAATCAGACCACCATCTACTGTCATCCCCACTAGCACACCAACCATACCACCATCTACCACCATCCCCACCAGTACACCGAGTAGGCCACCATCTACACTGAACAGACCACCACTGGATATCAACTCCATCACCACCACCATTTCCAACCGGACCCCACGAGCACCTAGTGAAATACGTGCCCCCGCTCCACATATTCGACCTTTTTCATCTCAAAGAATGATATCCAGCACCTTGCCAATGTCTCAGTCCCCAGTTCAAACGCCATTACAAACACCACCATCTTTAACTACAAATcttcatgaccatcctaatcagaGTTCATCTCAGCCACCATCCTCGACACCAGTACCACAACCGGTTAGCTTGTTTACGACTTCATCCGCACATTTTCATGCATCACTGCCTCCAATGCCATCGGTAACCATAAGCCATACCGGACTATACAATGCGCATGCTGATATTTTGAACCAACCGGCTCTTAATTTGCTTATGGACATGGATAGACAAGCTGGTTTGCATCAGTCAAATACATTTTCGTCTCTAACTAACTTTTTGGACCCAACTGACTCTAGTAAAGAAGACCGTGGCAATGACTTTGTTTGTTTGTCAGATGATGATTAA
- the LOC139861405 gene encoding uncharacterized protein isoform X2, translated as MDDKRRSPRVKNDEKYNPKKKTVNVDSSLSSSSRRSSRETPSKKQAKESPAIENVSSVRKSVRLEKTKSPGTTPASSDLKSNKGKVVKSLEKSLTKDKGHEKQGLNFGGKKRKRVADCKQGDVDDDDGDDESQEMSSQVNSSSSIDVDTELGKTDKDDSGDDVKESLDDMSNTDLCENSDFKDRTASKVENNNDMKNKESSEECNNVPCKLLKKRSVLFSKPSKNNTGNVLDCHLEWLVQWSGLNDDQATWVSENSSVLNSAESQNLIQEYEKHHALSDDKIEDVRVKLPTVPAGYPPGMDDIHLSYVMNLHDAWKNGPSSIIFDDQDRIIRIVLFIFSLKDVNHPFLLITTSDSVSQWEDMFIKIASCNAFKVSLEDTDMNKSFRLLQVQNEDGQLIFQLLLYNVNLFAKDINVLKSIKFEAVIIDECQSSDISSRFSYIKNLSTYKRLFVFCSSLGVSMTSYHDVLLLLDCDVIPKTDLDDVSKLKEALSNVIAYECKRSSSRFVEYWVPVQISNVQLEQYCCTLLSNAMALSSCSKSDSVGVLHDILVTNRKCCDHPYIVDPSLQESLTKDLGLSEITDVVVKGKKILDVGIKASGKLQFLDAILPVFRKRKRRVLILFQPISGSGKESVSIGDILDDFIRQRFGQDSYERVDGVGIVPSKKQAALNNFNNKEMGRFIFLLEYRACLPSIKLSSIDAVIVFDSEWNPANDIRALQKIAIDSRLEQIMIFRLYTPSTLEEKILKLAEDNNVTIDSKTNISKSISESLLMWDAKYLFNKLDEFHSGPGLDTRSKERWLNELMEDFVNLISSNSKKKDALKLIVAKVQPVCGVYGKNVPVKSQSQPDEELPHAFWKRLLTGRDQCWRYLSRSTSRQRKRTQQYESPKKTYIVNDDVGRKRKKTATNVVESVSPKPVIEEGEIVCTYVVNDDVGRKRKKTATNVVESVSPKPVIEEGNSGVVPQKGSKSGDEICNEMSFGDQLKEKISKLCEVLGMSKDVKILVEKFLKYVIDNYHVNKEPTSTVEAFLISLSWIGSEILKQKLDRSQSVALAKQHLNYSCKEEVANSVYLKLEPAKEMFLSQMKTDSSTELENPKSPKSPKCPKSPFNQNDAECGGVIIHTDQDGTHNSNNTDSSCADVLKETVASVQEIHNECIQDNAVQTLEEHIHANAEDTQQQTDSNSADKVPEPSQNPNTPFQVLESSAKVPDRANGSKSNVLNGQGSGNHNQQGVTRKSNSNQPLQAEVEKLNELKDAVVKCHETIKEKLQSEYDKELAEVIVQLNKKYEAKIQDADMAFQLKKKEVDICYNRAIINKVLADMYRSKCQDMTPFKPAEIQMIKSGGMRYPSESRMQPSLQRPVGVSGSQPPLQIVHRSSQLFSSPPNRPPYNTTPLTMPTRPPFSVISTSTPTGPLSTTATTSMPSRAPSTAILTCSPSITPPSVAISTSTPSRPPPYTTIPTSSTLSRPPPSTTISASTPSRPPPSTTISTITLSRPPPSTTIPASTPSRPPLSTAIPTSTPSRPPLSTAIPTSTPSRPPSSTAIPTSTPNRPPSSTTIPTSTPNSPPSSTSIPTSTPSIPPSTVIPTSTPIRPPSTVIPTSTPTIPPSTTIPTSTPSRPPSTLNRPPLDINSITTTISNRTPRAPSEIRAPAPHIRPFSSQRMISSTLPMSQSPVQTPLQTPPSLTTNLHDHPNQSSSQPPSSTPVPQPVSLFTTSSAHFHASLPPMPSVTISHTGLYNAHADILNQPALNLLMDMDRQAGLHQSNTFSSLTNFLDPTDSSKEDRGNDFVCLSDDD; from the exons ATGGATGATAAGCGTCGTAGTCCTAGAGTTAAGAATGATGAAAAATACAATCCTAAGAAGAAAACAGTAAACGTAGATTCATCTCTTAGTTCTAGTTCAAGAAGATCATCTAGAGAAACGCCATCAAAGAAACAAGCAAAAGAAAGCCCGGCTATAGAAAATGTGAGTAGTGTTCGTAAGTCTGTAAGACTAGAGAAGACGAAATCACCAGGGACTACTCCTGCTTCGTCAGATTTGAAGTCAAATAAAGGAAAAGTTGTGAAGAGTTTAGAGAAATCTCTAACTAAAGATAAGGGACATGAAAAACAGGGTCTAAATTTTGGTGGTAAAAAAAGGAAGAGAGTTGCTGATTGTAAACAGG GtgatgtagatgatgatgatggtgatgatgaaagTCAAGAAATGTCATCTCAAGTCAATTCTAGTAGCAGCATAG ATGTGGATACAGAGCTGGGAAAAACAGATAAAGATGACAGTGGCGATGATGTTAAAGAGTCATTGGATGACATGTCTAATACAGACTTATGTGAAAACTCTGATTTTAAG GATAGGACAGCATCTAAAGTAGAAAACAATAATGATATGAAGAACAAGGAATCAAGTGAAGAATGTAATAATGTACCATGTAAATTGTTGAAGAAAAGATCAGTATTGTTTTCGAAGCCAAGCAAGAACAATACGGGTAATGTCTTGGATTGCCACCTGGAGTGGCTTGTGCAATGGTCAGGCCTTAATGATGATCAAGCTACATGGGTATCAGAGAATAGTTCGGTCTTAAACTCAGCTGAAAGTCAGAATCTCATACAAGAGTATGAAAAGCATCATGCTTTATCAGATGATAAG ATTGAGGATGTGCGGGTCAAACTTCCGACTGTTCCTGCTGGCTACCCACCTGGAATGGATGATATTCATCTAAGCTATGTTATGAACTTGCACGATGCATGGAAAAACGGTCCAAGCAGCATAATTTTCGATGACCAG GATCGGATAATCAGGATTGTTCTATTCATCTTCTCGTTAAAAGATGTGAATCATCCTTTCTTACTTATCACAACATCTGATTCTGTGTCACAATGGGAAGATATGTTTATAAAGATAGCATCTTGTAACGCCTTTAAAGTTTCCCTTGAGGACACAGATATGAACAAAAGTTTCCGATTGCTTCAAGTTCAAAACGAAGATGGTcaattaatattccaattactcCTTTATAATGTAAATTTGTTTGCTAAG GACATAAATGTGTTGAAATCGATAAAGTTTGAAGCAGTTATAATAGATGAATGCCAAAGTTCAGATATTTCGTCTCGTTTTAGTTACATCAAGAACTTATCAACCTACAAGAGATTATTTGTGTTCTGCAGTTCATTAGGTGTAAGTATGACTAGTTACCATGATGTGCTTTTACTGCTAGATTGTGATGTCATACCCAAAACAGATTTGGATGATGTCAGCAAGCTGAAAGAAGCTTTGTCAAATGTAATTGCTTATGAATGCAAACGTAGTTCGAGTAGGTTTGTTGAATATTGGGTCCCGGTTCAGATATCAAATGTGCAGCTTGAACAGTATTGTTGTACACTACTTTCAAATGCTATGGCTCTTAGTTCATGTTCGAAAAGTGATAGCGTTGGGGTACTACATGATATTCTTGTTACTAACCGCAAG TGTTGTGATCACCCGTACATCGTCGACCCGTCTCTTCAAGAATCTCTCACCAAGGATCTCGGGCTAAGCGAAATTACAGACGTCGTCGTAAAAGGAAAAAAGATTTTAGACGTTGGCATAAAAGCAAGCGGCAAGTTACAATTTCTAGACGCGATACTTCCCGTTTTTAGAAAACGAAAACGTCGAGTACTTATTCTTTTTCAACCTATAAGTGGGTCCGGAAAAGAATCCGTATCAATCGGAGACATATTAGACGATTTCATCCGCCAAAGATTCGGTCAAGATTCTTATGAGCGTGTTGACGGAGTCGGAATCGTCCCGTCGAAAAAGCAAGCCGCTTTGAATAACTTTAACAATAAAGAAATGGGCCGGTTTATCTTTTTACTTGAATATCGCGCGTGTCTTCCAAGCATAAAGTTGTCATCAATAGACGCCGTAATCGTATTCGATAGTGAGTGGAATCCCGCTAATGATATACGCGCGTTACAAAAAATCGCAATCGATTCACGTTTGGAACAAATCATGATTTTCCGATTGTACACGCCGTCGACGCTCGAAGAAAAAATTCTTAAACTTGCGGAAGATAATAATGTAACTATCGATAGCAAAACGAATATAAGTAAAAGCATTAGCGAGTCGTTACTTATGTGGGATGCAAAATACTTGTTTAACAAACTAGACGAGTTTCATAGTGGGCCCGGTTTGGATACTCGTTCTAAAGAACGTTGGTTGAACGAATTAATGGAGGATTTTGTAAATTTGATTTCTTCCAATAGTAAGAAAAAGGATGCGTTGAAGTTGATAGTTGCAAAAGTTCAACCGGTTTGTGGAGTTTATGGTAAAAACGTTCCAgtaaaaagtcaaagtcaaccagatGAAGAATTACCACACGCGTTTTGGAAAAGATTGTTGACGGGGCGAGATCAGTGTTGGAGGTATCTATCTAGGTCAACATCGAGACAAAGGAAAAGAACACAACAGTATGAATCACCTAAAAAAACATATATTGTTAATGATGATGTTGGACGCAAACGTAAGAAGACTGCAACAAACGTCGTTGAATCCGTTTCACCAAAGCCAGTAATTGAAGAAGGTGAAATTGTTTGTACATATGTTGTTAATGATGATGTTGGACGCAAACGTAAGAAGACTGCAACAAACGTCGTTGAATCCGTTTCACCAAAGCCAGTAATTGAAGAAG GGAATTCTGGAGTTGTTCCTCAGAAAGGATCAAAATCTGGTGATGAAATCTGTAATGAAATGAGCTTTGGTGACCAACTGAAGGAAAAGATTTCTAAATTATGTGAAGTCCTAGGGATGTCG AAAGATGTGAAGATACTGGTGGAAAAGTTTCTGAAATACGTGATCGATAATTATCATGTCAACAAAGAACCCACAAGTACAGTAGAGGCCTTTTTAATATCTCTG TCTTGGATTGGTTCAGAAATATTAAAACAAAAACTCGATAGGAGTCAATCTGTTGCTCTCGCAAAACAACATTTGAATTACAGTTGCAAGGAAGAAGTTGCAAATTCCGTATACTTGAAGCTGGAACCCGCAAAGGAAATGTTCTTAAGTCAAATGAAAACAGATTCTTCAACAGAATTAGAGAATCCAAAAAGCCCAAAAAGTCCAAAATGTCCAAAAAGCCCATTTAATCAAAATGATGCTGAATGTGGCGGCGTTATCATTCATACAGACCAGGATGGGACCCACAACTCCAACAATACTGATTCTTCTTGTGCAGATGTTTTAAAGGAGACAGTAGCCTCGGTTCAG GAGATTCACAATGAATGTATACAAGATAATGCAGTTCAAACTCTAGAAGAGCATATTCATGCTAATGCAGAAGATACACAGCAACAGACGGATTCAAATTCAGCTGATAAAGTTCCAGAACCTTCCCAAAATCCCAACACACCGTTTCAGGTGTTAGAATCTAGTGCAAAAGTTCCAGATCGAGCCAATGGGTCAAAGTCAAACGTGTTGAATGGTCAAGGATCTGGTAACCATAACCAGCAGGGGGTAACAAGGAAGTCTAATTCTAATCAACCACTTCAAGCTGAAGTGGAAAAGTTGAACGAATTGAAGGATGCTGTTGTCAAATGTCACGAAACTATT AAGGAAAAGCTACAATCTGAGTATGATAAGGAATTAGCAGAGGTGATTGTTCAGTTGAATAAAAAATACGAAGCTAAAATTCAGGATGCTGACATGGCGTTTCAGTTAAAGAAGAAGGAAGTTGATATTTGTTACAATAGAGCGATTATAAATAAAGTGTTGGCTGATATGTACAGGTCCAAGTGCCAAGATATGACCCCGTTTAAGCCTGCAGAAATTCAAA TGATTAAATCAGGAGGTATGCGTTATCCGTCTGAGTCTCGCATGCAACCTTCTTTACAGCGCCCCGTTGGGGTTTCAGGGTCACAACCGCCTCTTCAAATAGTTCACCGATCATCACAACTTTTTTCATCCCCACCGAATCGACCACCATATAATACTACACCATTAACCATGCCAACCAGACCACCATTTTCCGTCATCTCCACCAGTACACCGACCGGACCACTTTCCACCACCGCCACCACCAGTATGCCTAGCCGAGCACCATCTACCGCCATCCTTACCTGTTCACCAAGCATAACACCACCATCTGTTGCCATCTCCACCAGTACACCAAGCAGACCGCCACCATATACCACCATCCCCACTAGTAGTACACTAAGCAGACCTCCGCCATCTACCACCATCTCCGCCAGTACACCAAGCAGACCGCCACCATCCACCACCATCTCCACTATTACACTAAGCAGACCGCCGCCATCTACCACCATTCCCGCTAGTACACCAAGTAGACCACCATTGTCTACCGCCATCCCCACCAGTACACCAAGTAGACCACCATTATCTACCGCCATCCCCACCAGTACACCAAGCAGACCACCATCATCTACTGCCATCCCCACCAGTACACCAAACAGACCACCATCATCTACCACCATCCCCACCAGTACACCAAACAGTCCACCATCGTCTACCTCCATCCCCACCAGCACACCAAGCATACCACCATCTACTGTCATCCCCACCAGTACACCAATCAGACCACCATCTACTGTCATCCCCACTAGCACACCAACCATACCACCATCTACCACCATCCCCACCAGTACACCGAGTAGGCCACCATCTACACTGAACAGACCACCACTGGATATCAACTCCATCACCACCACCATTTCCAACCGGACCCCACGAGCACCTAGTGAAATACGTGCCCCCGCTCCACATATTCGACCTTTTTCATCTCAAAGAATGATATCCAGCACCTTGCCAATGTCTCAGTCCCCAGTTCAAACGCCATTACAAACACCACCATCTTTAACTACAAATcttcatgaccatcctaatcagaGTTCATCTCAGCCACCATCCTCGACACCAGTACCACAACCGGTTAGCTTGTTTACGACTTCATCCGCACATTTTCATGCATCACTGCCTCCAATGCCATCGGTAACCATAAGCCATACCGGACTATACAATGCGCATGCTGATATTTTGAACCAACCGGCTCTTAATTTGCTTATGGACATGGATAGACAAGCTGGTTTGCATCAGTCAAATACATTTTCGTCTCTAACTAACTTTTTGGACCCAACTGACTCTAGTAAAGAAGACCGTGGCAATGACTTTGTTTGTTTGTCAGATGATGATTAA